From Trypanosoma brucei gambiense DAL972 chromosome 5, complete sequence:
GATACGGGGCCAACATGTGTGTGCGTACGTAACTGTTCTTCATCTTAATGTTGTGCTTTGTCGCTCTCGTTTCGTTGACTTTCTGAATAAAGCAGCCTTCATATTGCAACAACCTCCTGGTAAAGGAGTTCGTCTTAACACATTTTTCTCGGTTTCGGCCATATTTAGCTGGGTGAAACGATAAATCACTGTACGCCCTCCTTCTCGCTGAGGGTGCGAAGAGATGAAACGCGTTGGAACTCTTGAGGAATACACAAAAGTGAAGAGGGACGCCAATGGACTTGGGCTTGTGGTACACTTTAGTGCCAGTTGGTGTGAACCCTGCAAGGGTGTGACAGAGGCGTTGGACCGCTTCTCAGAACTATACAAAGGTTCTGTTGAGTTCGTGGAGGTTGATAGCGAAGCTTTGGGCAGTATCTGTGAAGCGGAAGCCGTCGATTGCGTTCCGTATATTGCATTCTTCAGAACTTCTGGGGACGGTAAGGGGCAAGAGAGGGTTGCTGATGTCGTTGGAGGAAAGCTTGACCAAATCGAACAAAATATGTTGTCGCTTTATGGTGACGGAACGGATGGGAGGGGATCATTTTCAGATTTACAATCATACTTAAAGTACCTCACCAGTCGGAAAGGTGTTGTGGCATTTATAACCGGCACACCGTCGAGGCCTCGGTGCGGTTTCACTGTGAAGCTTATCCAGTTACTCGATGACCTTCATGTGAAGTACGTTTATTATGACGTCTGGGCCAGTGACGAGGTTTGTGAAGGACTCAAGAAGTATTCAGAGTGGCCTACTTTCCCGCAAGTATATGCCGATGGTGAGTTTATTGGTGGGTATGATATTTGTGCTGAGCTGAATGCGTCCGGGGAGTTGAAATCTGCTCTGAAACTATGATCATTTAGTAGTACAGGGTCTTTGTGTGGTTGAGAGTGttaaagagaaggaggttgATGAATGGGAAGAATGACGTAAAGTGGATGAAGGGGGATATGATACTCGGCTGTCCCAGCGGTGATGCATGGTCGAGAATTTTAACACAAGCGTTACCGACTAACGCAACGGAAATCTTAATTTTGGGTTGGGGTATACATTGAGTCTCATCAACATGACACGCCGTTTGATTCTTCCTTGCTTCAACCTGTTAAAGTCCTGTATTAACAGAGCCTCCTTGTGTGTCCTTCTCGGGGCCAACATTTCCCACCTACGTGAGCGACCGGCACACTTTTTGTGGCCATTGAAAAGTTCCATAGGCGTGCCTTATTatctgtttatttttttggagTGGTTTGATTTAAGACGCATTAGTTGGCACCCGGTGAAAGGGTTACAGAATTTAGGAGCTCGATGGTGAAGCACGATGCCTGTTGAAGTCTTAATTTCTATCCCTATCGGAACAACCTGGATATCTGGGTGTTGCTTTGCTGCCCAGCGAGAGTTTTGTCATTTGAGGCCTAAAGTAGGTACTCTCagtcctttttctcttccacgGTAGCCCCTCTCAAACATCCTGCCCAGGGTTGGGTGAGTTGCTTCATCATTTtggtttaattttttgtacAGTAGTTGGAACCAAGAAGCCGTCACTTGTGAAGTAACTTCGCTTGGACCTCACTTGCGGATCGTGGGGTTATATGTagttatttttgtgttagTGAAGCTGATCATTTAGCGGTGCGAGTATGGGTGCACGCATTCGCAGCGGATATGTCGTTTGCTGCCTTCGTGACATTCCCTGATCGAAGGACAGAAATTCTGCTTAGACCTTTGTCGGTATTTTATATAGGGAATGGCGCCTCAGGTGTCTTGAATGTTGCCGTACTGTGGATAGCACAACGTGGTATAAAACTTCACAGTTCAGGTtgctctccctttttttgatGCAACCGCAGGTGGATAGCGGCAGCCGAGTTGGGTACCGGTTATGCGTATCTTTCAGTCCACTACTTCCATGCGCATTTTTCCGCTTCGGTTGGATCTGTCTCACCAGATTCGGATCTGTGTTGAAGGTGCCGCTATTTGGTTGTCCAGACATGGTCGGGTGAGAGTGCGTCATCCAGTGCTTTGGTATGGCGGGTTCTTTGGCAAGTGGGAAGATTGGGAGTTTATCCGCCTTGTGTTTGACGGGGActtcctttcattttctttgtatAGTATGCTAACGGTTCTACAATTCCATGGTATCGATAAGTTAATAATGAAGTGACCCACTTGTTAACACGCGCAAAATTGTAGGAAAACCTTTTATGTTTTTACTATTAGCACTCCAGTATAcctatttctttcttcctacTTTGTTCCCTCCCCTTACCTTCGGTGTCTGTACAAACCttcaaagagaaaaaagaaacacaacagaGAATTGTCCGTTTCAAGTCAATGCGACCTCTGGACGTGTTGCTGAATGGGTTGCGCGGGCTGTGTACCGCCATTAAGGAAACACCCCTCTTCATATGGGTGTACCTTTCTATACTGGGCGTGGTTGCTCGGAAGCTGACGTACCGTTTTGGTCTTACGactaaaagcaaaaagataGGAAAACACGTCATCCGCGTTACGGATGCGGAAGAAACCCTTTCAGAGGATGTAATGGACGTGGAAGAAATTAATGCGACATTTGACGACGTGGGGGGTCTGGAAGATGTGAAAAAGGCACTAATTGAACACGTGAAGTGGCCGTTTACCCGCCCGGAACTATTTGAGGGAAACACGCTGAGGTCGCATCCCAAGGGAATCCTTCTCTACGGTCCGCCAGGGACGGGAAAGACTCTCATTGCTCGCGCTTTGGCCAGGGAACTTGGTTGTGCATTTATTAACGTGAGGACTGAATCTCTTTTCTCTAAATGGGTTGGAGACACGGAAAAAAATGCTGCGGCCGTATTCACGCTTGCAGCCAAGCTGTCTCCTTGCGTGATTTTCGTCGACGAGATAGATGCCCTTCTTGGGTTAAGAAATTCTGTGGATGCCGCCCCGCATAACAACGCGAAGACAATTTTCATGACACACTGGGACGGTGTAGTCCAGAAAAAGTCAAAGATTGTTGTCATAGGGGCAACGAACCGGCCTTTGGCTATTGATGAAGCCATACGTAGGCGACTGCCGCTCCAGCTGGAGGTACCACCACCGGATATTACTGGGCGGAGGAAGATCTTAAATATTCTGATGGAACATGATGTGGCGGACGAGTCGAACCGTAGCCGACTCGTGGACTATGTCGCGTCGAAGACATTTGGGTACACCGGGTCTGATTTAACTGAACTGTGCAAAGCCGCCGCATTAATGCCTATCCGGGAAATAGGCTGCGACAACGAACTACCCTGCTTGGAATGTCGCCACTTTGACGAGGCCCTCAAGCGGGTCCGACCTTCGATGGCATCAAgcgtttgaaaaaaaatctaCACCCTACTTCTGTCAATAAAAGAgtttgtgctgttgtttcctcttttgtgttCATCTATTGAGCTTTAAAAATTtactaaccctaaccctaaccctaaccctgaAAAAGGATGGCTGTACAACCGGGAAAGGTGTTGGCTGAGCAGTTCAGCAGACAGGGTATACAGTACGAGGAGTCAACCGACGTTCTTTGGTGTTCATTGTGCACTAAAGCAGACAGTTTGGAGATCATTAGCAGAGCAACGGTTGAGGATGTGCTAGAGCACTGTCGGTTAAGACAACACCTACTTctaatggaaaaagaaactgtgaAAGAGCACTATTGCCCCGTGGAGATAAATGGCCGCAGTTTTCTTTTGGACCATAACTGCGTTTATCCAAGCACTATGTTCGGAAAAGGAAGGATGCTACTGGACGATACACTGGGATGTGTAATGACCGAGGATGTATGCGGCGGTGTAAAGTTGCTTCCCCGTCATAAGTACACTGTTGTCGAGATTGTTATACCTCCAGCAGGTACCCCGATACCGAAGGATCCATCATATTACGTTGAGAGGCCGGTCCGTTCCCGGAAGTGCCATGAAAAATTTGACAGCTGGATTCAGGTACATAACTCCtcggtagaaggtgagtcAGCCTTGATGAAGCGTCGGCGGATCGCATTCTCCCAGCTGAACATGTAGGTGACCTAAAGTGGATCCAGTGCATGGGTGTTGGGCTGCTAACAACGAACACTGAAGAAgaattttgttttatcctACACTGTTATTTTATGCGCGTTACTGTCTTGAATTTGTTCACATGCTTATtcctcagttttttttttttgaggcgCAGTGGcagtatatgtatatacggtTGTGCTACCTCTGCTCTATTTCTTCTGTTAAAGCGGTGAGGGATGAAGCGTTTGTTGGACAGCGCGAAGCATCTTCTTAGAGGTGGGAGTCTGGGGTATCTAGCATCTGGTGAGCCTTATCACCCCTTTGGAGAAGACTTTGGACTAACTGTTTTCCCCGATTATATTCAGCTGAGGGAAAAATTGGCAC
This genomic window contains:
- a CDS encoding thioredoxin-like protein codes for the protein MKRVGTLEEYTKVKRDANGLGLVVHFSASWCEPCKGVTEALDRFSELYKGSVEFVEVDSEALGSICEAEAVDCVPYIAFFRTSGDGKGQERVADVVGGKLDQIEQNMLSLYGDGTDGRGSFSDLQSYLKYLTSRKGVVAFITGTPSRPRCGFTVKLIQLLDDLHVKYVYYDVWASDEVCEGLKKYSEWPTFPQVYADGEFIGGYDICAELNASGELKSALKL